A single window of Pyrus communis chromosome 10, drPyrComm1.1, whole genome shotgun sequence DNA harbors:
- the LOC137747239 gene encoding heptahelical transmembrane protein 4-like yields the protein MGSEIEEFEDPKLSSEALENNRASSSKEGKGKRLWEKVKYQLVEYHTLPNYLRDNEFILGHYRSEWPLKQVLLSMFTIHNETLNVWTHLIGFFLFLSLTIYTAIKVPEVVDLHALQHLPDVLKKADLHKLHEEFMTCLPSLPNMPDLNRLREELKTSLTSIDLLPSLSGWHVMELLKNCLPQRFSHGNQTDVCMLRSMKEDVANIIAPLMIRPITRWPFFAFLGGAMFCLLTSSACHLLSCHSERMSYIMLRMDYAGIAALISTSFYPLVYYTFMCNPFFCALYMGCITLLGIATVLVSLIPVFQNPEYRIVRVSLFLGMGLSGILPVMHKLILFSDQPEALHTTGYEILMGLLYGVGALVYATRIPERWMPGKFDIAGHSHQLFHVLVVAGAYTHYRAGLVYLKWRDLAGC from the exons ATGGGCAGCGAAATCGAAGAATTTGAAGATCCAAAACTTTCATCTGAAGCATTGGAGAACAATCGTGCATCTTCGTCGAAGGAAGGCAAAGGAAAGCGGCTGTGGGAGAAGGTGAAGTATCAGCTGGTTGAGTACCACACTTTGCCAAATTACTTGAGGGACAATGAGTTCATCTTAGGCCATTACCGGTCAGAATGGCCATTGAAGCAGGTCTTGCTTAGTATGTTTACCATCCACAACGAGACGCTGAACGTTTGGAC GCATTTGATCggattcttcctttttctttccttgaCCATATACACTGCAATTAAGGTTCCCGAGGTCGTTGATCTTCATGCTCTGCAGCATTTACCTGATGTGCTGAAAAAGGCTGATCTGCACAAATTACATGAAGAATTCATGACCTGCCTCCCTTCCTTACCCAACATGCCAGATCTTAACAGACTTAGAGAAGAGTTAAAGACATCGTTAACTTCAATCGATCTGCTACCGTCGCTCTCTGGTTGGCATGTTATGGAACTTCTGAAAAACTGTTTGCCGCAACGATTCTCCCATGGCAACCAAACTGATGTCTGTATGCTG CGTAGCATGAAGGAGGATGTAGCAAACATAATAGCACCATTGATGATTAGACCAATCACGAGATGGCCATTTTTTGCTTTCTTGGGGGGAGCCATGTTTTGCTTGCTGACCAGCAGCGCATGCCATCTTCTCTCTTGCCACTCCGAGCGCATGTCGTATATAATGCTCAGGATGGACTATGCTGGAATCGCAGCCCTTATATCTACCTCATTCTACCCTCTCGTCTACTACACCTTCATGTGCAACCCTTTCTTCTGCGCCCTCTACATGGGATGCATAACCCTCTTGGGAATTGCCACAGTTTTGGTCTCCCTCATCCCAGTATTTCAAAATCCCGAATACCGAATTGTCCGTGTATCTCTTTTTCTTGGCATGGGCTTGTCCGGGATTCTACCCGTCATGCACAAGCTGATCTTGTTTTCAGATCAACCTGAGGCACTCCACACAACCGGGTATGAGATTCTGATGGGGCTTCTCTACGGGGTGGGAGCCCTGGTTTATGCCACAAGGATTCCAGAACGATGGATGCCTGGGAAGTTCGACATAGCAGGGCACAGTCACCAGCTGTTTCACGTATTGGTGGTGGCGGGGGCATACACCCATTACCGTGCAGGGCTCGTGTACCTCAAGTGGCGCGACTTAGCGGGTTGCTGA
- the LOC137747238 gene encoding glycosyltransferase 6-like produces MAKPTHQSRPCTDGFSFLAGLFFALFFVWFFWCFIALYHHKPNFGFLPFPIPGSGYAAHDPNPQPDPIDTTFYDDPELSYFIESPVKNWDQKRRVWLDLHPSLASGSRDRVLLVTGSQPSKCKNPIGDHLLLRLFKNKVDYCRLHGHDIFYNNAYLHPKMDSYWAKLPVIRATMLAHPEAEWIWWIDSDAVFTDMEFRVPLGRYENHNLVVHGWPNMVYGDIYNKSWTGLNAGVLLIRNCQWSMDLIDEWASIGPQTPDFENWGRILTSVFKDKPFPLPDDQSALIYLLFTDEERWGKKTYLEWEYYLEAYWIGVVGKYDNFTESYAETERNDSGLRRRHAEKVNEWYGAKRETYIKGRVRRPFVTHFTGCQPCSGEHNPQYTGDSCWDEMNRALNFADNQVLRNYGFVHPDLSSSTVSVLL; encoded by the coding sequence ATGGCGAAACCCACCCACCAATCCCGACCCTGCACCGACGGGTTTTCCTTCCTCGCCGGCCTATTCTTCGCCCTTTTCTTCGTCTGGTTCTTCTGGTGCTTCATCGCCCTGTACCATCACAAACCCAATTTCGGATTCCTCCCTTTTCCTATACCCGGCTCGGGATACGCCGCCCACGACCCGAATCCACAACCCGACCCCATCGACACGACTTTCTACGACGACCCGGAACTGAGCTACTTCATAGAAAGCCCGGTCAAGAACTGGGACCAGAAGCGGCGCGTTTGGCTGGACCTACATCCGTCGCTCGCTTCCGGGTCGCGGGACCGGGTCCTCCTCGTCACCGGATCGCAACCGTCCAAGTGTAAGAACCCGATTGGCGATCATCTTCTTCTGAGGCTGTTCAAGAACAAGGTGGACTACTGTCGTTTACACGGACACGACATTTTCTACAACAACGCGTACTTGCATCCCAAGATGGACTCCTATTGGGCCAAGCTTCCGGTTATTCGGGCCACGATGCTGGCCCACCCGGAAGCCGAATGGATCTGGTGGATAGATTCGGATGCGGTTTTTACCGACATGGAATTTAGGGTTCCATTGGGTCGGTACGAAAATCACAACCTTGTAGTCCACGGTTGGCCCAATATGGTTTATGGGGACATATATAATAAAAGTTGGACCGGGCTCAATGCCGGGGTGTTGTTAATTCGAAATTGTCAATGGTCCATGGACTTAATTGATGAATGGGCCTCGATCGGCCCACAGACCCCGGATTTTGAAAACTGGGGACGAATATTGACATCGGTATTCAAGGACAAGCCGTTCCCACTCCCAGACGATCAATCCGCTCTGATTTACTTGCTCTTCACGGATGAGGAGAGGTGGGGGAAAAAGACTTATTTGGAGTGGGAGTACTACTTGGAAGCTTATTGGATAGGGGTAGTGGGGAAGTACGATAACTTCACGGAGAGTTACGCCGAGACGGAGCGAAACGACAGCGGTTTGAGGAGGAGACATGCGGAGAAAGTGAACGAGTGGTACGGTGCGAAAAGAGAGACGTATATTAAGGGGCGCGTGAGGAGACCGTTTGTGACGCATTTTACCGGGTGTCAACCGTGCAGCGGAGAGCACAATCCGCAGTATACCGGGGATTCGTGTTGGGACGAGATGAATAGGGCTTTGAATTTCGCGGATAATCAAGTGCTTCGAAATTATGGTTTTGTGCACCCTGATTTGAGTTCGTCAACTGTTTCTGTTTTGTTGTAA